From Microbacterium sp. LWH7-1.2:
GCCGATCGAATAGCAGTCGTCGTCGCCCTCCGGCGCGGGGACGAGCCCGTACGCGGGGGAGGGCTCGCCGATCTGGAGGATGCCGAGGCCGAAGTCGAGCCCCGCGTGCACGACGAGCCCGTCGAACTCGGTGACATCGGTCACGCGCGCGCCGAACACGTCGCGGTAGAAGTCGAGCGCCTCCTTCGCCCCGCGGATCGCGAGGAACGGGGTGAGGCTGGTCGCGCTGTGCGGGCGGCCCAAGGTGGTGTGCGCACCGGTCACGCCGGTCGGGTTCTGTGTGCTCATGCCCCCATGCTCACGCGGGACGGATGCCGCGGTCTTGGAGATTCGCGACAGCTCGGGTCCCGGGGTGTCGGAGCGGCGCACTACCGTGACGACGTGACCGATCCGACGCGCGGCGTGCTGTACCCGCGGCGCCTGCCCCGCTTCACGCGGATCGCACCCGCGGGCGCAGCATCCGCTCTGGTGGAGTGGTTCTGGATCC
This genomic window contains:
- a CDS encoding VOC family protein, producing the protein MSTQNPTGVTGAHTTLGRPHSATSLTPFLAIRGAKEALDFYRDVFGARVTDVTEFDGLVVHAGLDFGLGILQIGEPSPAYGLVPAPEGDDDCYSIGLYVPDADAVTARAVAAGATVREEPSTFVSGDRYASVRDPFGVRWSIMTRVEDLSDEESAARVAEWAASVSAG